The following are from one region of the Natronosporangium hydrolyticum genome:
- a CDS encoding haloacid dehalogenase type II, which yields MTLGQDIEVVVFDVIGTLVDELGGVRAAIREAVPAADDAAVDELLTGWQHLVAREQQHIGQGQRAYANTEVIDGEAAQLVADRAGVATPETVTRLATAAQRLSPWGDSVTGLGRLAQRFPVVGLSNASRTALLRLTVHAGLRWHYTLSTETVLAYKPAPAAYQLAIETAGCPPERMLMVAAHAWDLRGAQTQGMRTAYIHRPGGDPPTNSDVFDWHGDGLAELVTSLTASQ from the coding sequence ATGACACTGGGCCAGGACATCGAGGTAGTCGTCTTCGACGTCATCGGAACCCTCGTCGACGAGCTCGGCGGGGTGCGAGCGGCGATCCGCGAAGCCGTTCCGGCTGCTGACGATGCCGCCGTCGACGAGCTGCTCACCGGATGGCAACACCTCGTCGCACGCGAACAGCAACACATCGGGCAGGGGCAACGCGCGTACGCCAACACCGAGGTCATCGACGGTGAGGCCGCGCAACTGGTGGCCGATCGCGCCGGCGTCGCCACCCCGGAGACCGTCACCCGGCTCGCGACCGCGGCACAGCGCCTCTCTCCCTGGGGCGACTCGGTCACGGGCCTGGGACGGCTCGCGCAGCGGTTCCCCGTCGTCGGCCTGTCCAACGCCAGCCGCACCGCTCTGCTGCGACTCACCGTCCATGCCGGACTGCGCTGGCACTACACCCTGTCCACCGAGACTGTCCTGGCCTACAAACCAGCGCCAGCGGCCTACCAGCTCGCCATCGAGACCGCCGGATGTCCTCCCGAGCGGATGCTCATGGTGGCCGCCCACGCCTGGGACCTCCGCGGCGCCCAGACACAGGGCATGCGTACCGCCTACATCCACCGGCCGGGCGGGGACCCGCCGACCAACTCCGATGTCTTCGACTGGCACGGCGACGGACTGGCCGAACTGGTCACCTCGCTGACGGCGTCGCAGTGA
- a CDS encoding DUF4190 domain-containing protein — MSVPQPPQDAPAPPPSNPSPPTAPPPDCGPVRPPGTNPFSIASLICGIVAPCGAGLFSVVFGIIALVQVRKSGQRGKRMAIAGLVITGVWVLVPVTGGIFALLNSDPLRDDTGEIVRDGSVSMDELAPGDCIKELGPGVSFRVPVVPCAELHEGEVYAVFDLTADGGWPGEETVAADAQTSCVDRLADYARTGYDDSDMGIFYYHPTSSSWRGGDREVVCVAYFRDGERAGSIAG, encoded by the coding sequence ATGTCCGTTCCTCAGCCTCCGCAGGACGCCCCCGCACCGCCGCCGTCGAACCCGTCGCCGCCCACCGCGCCGCCGCCCGACTGCGGCCCGGTGCGGCCGCCGGGTACCAACCCGTTCTCGATTGCTTCGCTGATCTGCGGGATCGTCGCCCCTTGTGGAGCTGGTCTGTTCAGCGTCGTGTTCGGCATCATCGCCCTGGTCCAGGTCCGGAAGTCAGGCCAGCGGGGCAAGCGGATGGCGATCGCTGGGCTGGTGATCACCGGGGTGTGGGTTCTCGTCCCCGTCACGGGAGGGATCTTCGCGCTGCTCAACAGTGATCCGCTCCGGGACGACACCGGCGAGATCGTCCGCGACGGGTCGGTGTCGATGGACGAGCTGGCGCCCGGTGACTGCATCAAGGAGCTCGGCCCGGGCGTCTCGTTCCGGGTACCCGTGGTGCCCTGCGCTGAGCTGCATGAGGGTGAGGTCTACGCGGTCTTCGACCTGACGGCGGACGGCGGCTGGCCGGGTGAGGAGACCGTCGCGGCGGACGCCCAGACGTCCTGCGTGGATCGGCTCGCGGACTACGCGCGGACCGGCTACGACGACTCGGATATGGGGATCTTCTACTACCATCCGACCAGTTCCTCATGGCGTGGCGGTGACCGTGAGGTCGTCTGCGTGGCGTACTTCCGGGACGGTGAACGAGCCGGTTCGATAGCGGGCTAA
- a CDS encoding CGNR zinc finger domain-containing protein yields MGFAFVSGSPALDLAGTVGFRRDRPTDTLATPADLERWVAQCDGLPDQVTADPASFRSALSLREAIYRLALDRVLDRPFDPESLELLNDLAAGPLPAMTLSDTGLHVAGDLRAALSQLARSAIGMLADRQVRLKECGREACTRIYLDRSRGARRTWCGMEACGNRVKAAAYRARRRAATTAAGESGASTD; encoded by the coding sequence GTGGGCTTCGCATTCGTAAGTGGCAGCCCGGCCCTGGATCTGGCCGGCACCGTGGGCTTTCGCCGAGACCGGCCCACCGACACCTTGGCCACGCCTGCGGACCTTGAGCGGTGGGTGGCGCAGTGCGACGGGCTCCCCGACCAGGTGACCGCTGACCCGGCGAGCTTCCGATCCGCGCTCTCTCTGCGAGAAGCGATCTACCGGCTCGCGCTCGACCGCGTGCTCGATCGCCCCTTCGACCCGGAGAGCCTCGAGCTGCTCAACGACCTGGCCGCGGGGCCGCTGCCCGCGATGACCTTGAGTGACACCGGGCTGCATGTCGCAGGCGACCTCCGGGCGGCGCTCTCGCAGTTGGCCCGGAGCGCTATCGGCATGCTCGCCGACCGGCAGGTCCGGCTGAAGGAGTGTGGTCGCGAAGCCTGCACCCGCATCTACCTCGACCGGTCCCGCGGCGCCCGGCGTACCTGGTGCGGAATGGAAGCGTGTGGCAACCGGGTCAAGGCCGCGGCCTACCGGGCCCGCCGCCGAGCGGCGACGACCGCGGCTGGTGAATCCGGAGCGAGCACCGACTAG
- a CDS encoding Acg family FMN-binding oxidoreductase, giving the protein MGNGQPVVSLATALREAAAEATRAPSILNTQPWRWRVHEDLLELHADWSRQVTSIDPAGRLLTLSCGAALHHARVTLAAAGHEPVVTRPADPDRPDLLAEIRAGGRHEVSRSDTYLRRSIRTRRSDRRPFPAIAPVPAQTTAALHRAAEAEQARIHRVGPEQVVFLRAAAELAQRAESADDAYLRELRAWVRRHRATGEGVPPDTFVAAVDRPIPLRDFSLDEEIMLHPGFGDDQYAEYLILATAGDAPADWLRAGEATSAVWLTATHRDLAVSVLSDVVEVPDARELLRSFLHGRGHPQLVLRVGFDMQPVAPKASPRRPPEDTIEPAT; this is encoded by the coding sequence ATGGGTAATGGCCAGCCGGTGGTTAGTCTCGCCACCGCCTTGCGGGAGGCCGCGGCGGAGGCGACGCGGGCCCCGTCGATCCTCAACACCCAACCCTGGCGGTGGCGGGTCCACGAGGACCTGCTAGAGCTGCATGCCGACTGGAGCCGGCAGGTGACCTCCATCGATCCTGCGGGGCGGCTGCTCACGCTCAGCTGCGGCGCCGCCCTGCACCACGCCCGGGTGACGCTCGCGGCAGCCGGTCACGAGCCGGTGGTGACCCGGCCGGCCGACCCCGACCGCCCGGATCTGCTGGCCGAGATCCGGGCGGGCGGCCGACACGAGGTGAGCCGGAGCGACACCTACCTGCGCCGCAGCATCCGGACTCGCCGCAGCGACCGCCGGCCGTTCCCGGCCATCGCCCCGGTGCCGGCGCAGACCACGGCGGCGCTGCACCGGGCGGCGGAGGCCGAACAGGCGCGGATCCACCGCGTCGGGCCCGAGCAGGTCGTCTTCCTGCGCGCCGCGGCGGAGCTGGCGCAGCGGGCCGAGTCGGCCGACGACGCGTACCTGCGCGAGCTTCGAGCCTGGGTCCGGCGCCACCGGGCCACCGGGGAAGGGGTGCCACCGGACACGTTCGTGGCGGCGGTCGACCGGCCGATCCCGTTGCGGGACTTCTCGCTCGACGAGGAGATCATGCTGCACCCCGGCTTCGGCGACGACCAGTACGCCGAGTACCTCATCCTCGCCACCGCCGGTGACGCACCCGCCGACTGGCTGCGGGCCGGCGAAGCCACCAGCGCGGTCTGGCTCACCGCCACCCACCGCGACCTGGCGGTCTCGGTGCTCAGTGACGTCGTCGAGGTCCCCGACGCCCGGGAGCTGCTGCGGAGCTTCCTGCACGGACGCGGGCACCCGCAGCTCGTGCTGCGGGTCGGGTTCGACATGCAGCCCGTGGCACCGAAGGCCAGCCCGCGCCGGCCACCGGAGGACACCATCGAGCCAGCCACCTGA
- a CDS encoding DUF1622 domain-containing protein: protein MGFESTVLIIGTAIDAIGVALILFGVLLATGIFLRELRRGGAFPVAYSSYRQGLGRAILLGLEFLVAGDIIRTVAISPTFESVGVLALIVAVRTLLSFSLQVEVQGRWPWQSPKERRPQS from the coding sequence ATGGGATTCGAGTCGACGGTGCTGATCATCGGCACCGCGATCGACGCGATCGGAGTCGCCCTGATCCTGTTCGGGGTCCTGCTCGCGACCGGCATCTTCCTGCGCGAGCTGCGACGGGGCGGCGCCTTCCCGGTCGCCTACAGCAGCTATCGGCAAGGGCTCGGCCGGGCCATCCTGCTCGGGCTGGAGTTCCTCGTCGCTGGCGACATCATTCGCACCGTAGCGATCTCGCCCACCTTCGAAAGCGTCGGCGTCCTAGCGCTGATCGTCGCGGTCCGAACTCTGCTCAGCTTCTCGCTTCAGGTCGAGGTACAGGGGCGTTGGCCGTGGCAGTCGCCGAAGGAGCGGAGGCCGCAGAGTTGA